A window of Phyllobacterium sp. T1293 contains these coding sequences:
- a CDS encoding FCD domain-containing protein, with the protein MSSPIFARIQPSRTADDIVSQIETLILEGILRVGDRLPGERDLSVQFDVSRPILRDAFKTLEAKGLLVARHGGGTFVADVIGEVFSKPVMDLISSHKKAAADYLEYRREIESIAADYAARRATDDDRLLLSRIVEAMQLAYETNDAKKEAELDVELHSTIGECAHNIILLHTLRSCYRLLADDVFYNRTVIYGFPGAREKLLQQHKAIANAIMASDPDEARAAVRAHIDFIEQAQQDAERSSAWQATSRLRRSQRELDRP; encoded by the coding sequence ATGAGCAGCCCGATCTTTGCCCGCATCCAGCCGTCGCGCACCGCTGACGATATTGTCAGCCAGATCGAAACGCTGATCCTTGAAGGCATTCTGCGCGTGGGGGACCGTTTGCCCGGCGAACGGGATCTTTCCGTACAGTTCGATGTCTCTCGGCCGATCCTGCGCGATGCCTTCAAGACGCTGGAAGCCAAGGGACTGCTTGTTGCCCGTCATGGTGGTGGAACCTTTGTTGCCGATGTCATCGGCGAGGTGTTTTCGAAGCCGGTGATGGACCTCATCTCCAGTCATAAGAAGGCAGCCGCTGATTACCTTGAATATCGCCGGGAAATTGAAAGTATCGCTGCCGATTATGCGGCCCGCCGGGCGACGGACGATGACCGGTTACTGCTCTCCCGAATCGTCGAGGCCATGCAATTGGCTTACGAGACCAATGACGCCAAGAAAGAGGCTGAACTGGATGTTGAATTGCACAGCACCATCGGTGAGTGCGCGCACAATATCATCCTGCTGCACACGCTGCGCTCCTGCTACCGACTACTGGCCGATGACGTGTTCTACAATCGCACAGTGATTTACGGTTTTCCCGGCGCGCGGGAAAAACTGCTGCAACAGCACAAAGCCATCGCCAATGCCATCATGGCATCCGATCCTGATGAAGCCCGGGCCGCTGTGCGCGCGCATATCGACTTCATCGAACAGGCGCAGCAGGATGCGGAACGCAGCAGCGCCTGGCAGGCAACGTCGCGATTGCGCCGGAGCCAGAGGGAATTGGATCGCCCATGA